AAGAACTCGTCCATTTCAAACACATCATCGTTCCCAGTAGCAGATATAAATGGGAACAGCTTCCCCTGTCAAGAACAAACCAAACAACCATGTTAAATTCTCTTATTACTGAACCGAATataaaaaagcaaaaacaaattaCCTTATTAAAGTGGGACTCTAGGCTGATGATGTCTGCATAGGAAACTTTCCCACTTCCTTTCCAATTCCTGCATCTCACTTTGGTCATgtttttcttgatcttcttaCCCACCATACTGCCAATGTCTGGGATTGCCTCCATGACCCATATCTGAAACGCATAGGAGAATCCATCCAGCACGTAACTCTTCTTGAGATGTATATCTGTCCTTGCTTTCATCATTGATGCAATCAGCTCATCATACGCGACCAGACCCCAAGGATACATTCTCATCTTCTCAAAATCCATCACCAAACGGATGTATTCATGAGGGATAGACACTCTTGAATCCTTCGCTAGGAGGAATCCATGTATAATACACAGATACACTAGCCTAAGCCTGTCCACATAACTCCACTGGTTACACTCTTTAAGGAGCTGCGTCTTCAAACTAGCTAAGTTCACCTTCCGATTTTTCCTCAGCACATTGCTCCAAAACCCCTTATCATCCTTCCAGTCACTGAAGTCTATGTCGGGTTCCTCTTTGAACTTCAATCCTGTCACAGCATGAAACTCTTGCGCAGAAAACCTAAGAGGCCTCCTCGCAAATAGAAACCACAACTCGTGAAGCTTCGAAACCTTGATCTGCTTGCATAAGAAGCTGTGAATGATCCTCCCTGGGTAAATGAGCTTGTTCTCTATGATTGCCAGAATCGGACCGAAGACAAGATCTTTCAAAACCTCGTCATACTCATCCTTCAAAATAACCTTCACATCGTCCAGCATTCCACGTCTACACGTGTTGTTGATCTTATCAATCTGGGGCTCAGCTCCTTCTGCAAGCAACCGTCTTGGAAACTGATATGCCATGCCTATAAAACTTGAAAGAAAAAACTTCAACTTGTTAGTAATGGTAACATTGTCAAATTGACTACTCGGTTTGAAAATTCAAACTACATACAAACCggattgaaaagaaaatataactcAATCTCACAATCAACACAACCTCAAACTACAATGACAAGCATCAAcgtaaattgattttttttttaaacaattcaaaCACTTCGTAGTACATAGCGAACATATAACTCCATCTCATCCTAGTCTCTCTTAGCCAATATCATGCATCAATTAGAGTTTCTACTACATTCAACATTTTCATAATATAGATGCATTTGATGAACTATATAAATCTTTAAAGAACAATCAAACTCGATCACAAACAACATATAACTCAAAATTTAACTTAATACTCACAATGAATTGAAACGCTAATTAAAAAAACTCCTAGCAGTAAATAAATCAACTTAACATGTTCAATtgtgttgttcaaaaaaaaaaacatgttcagTTGTACACAAGAATGACCAAAGAGATCATAAGAAGCAgaaataaaatctcaaaatccATCAATTTTATACTCACTATGAACAATACATGCACCATAATCCTAAACCCAATACACGCACACgcacatcaaaaaaaaaaaaattcaaaatcgaAAAGGGGATCTTAAACCCTAACCTTCGATTTTGGGGAAAGAGGGACCGAGATTGAAATAGAAGACCGTCTTGCTCTTATTTGGTGATTGAAGCTTTGAATTTGTTCTTCTCAAGTC
The Raphanus sativus cultivar WK10039 chromosome 1, ASM80110v3, whole genome shotgun sequence DNA segment above includes these coding regions:
- the LOC130497476 gene encoding uncharacterized protein LOC130497476, encoding MAYQFPRRLLAEGAEPQIDKINNTCRRGMLDDVKVILKDEYDEVLKDLVFGPILAIIENKLIYPGRIIHSFLCKQIKVSKLHELWFLFARRPLRFSAQEFHAVTGLKFKEEPDIDFSDWKDDKGFWSNVLRKNRKVNLASLKTQLLKECNQWSYVDRLRLVYLCIIHGFLLAKDSRVSIPHEYIRLVMDFEKMRMYPWGLVAYDELIASMMKARTDIHLKKSYVLDGFSYAFQIWVMEAIPDIGSMVGKKIKKNMTKVRCRNWKGSGKVSYADIISLESHFNKGKLFPFISATGNDDVFEMDEFFREDEKKDERIDRIVALINAKQDWTEFVWEVEPLPPNEDLSI